The DNA window GACAGAATAAACCAAACCTTGGGGGTTCATCGACCCGAGtcttttcaaattgggTCTTGAGTTCTTTCTCATTCTGCTGGTAGAACGATTCCGTCTTACTCCGGTTGCCGACAGTATATTTGTTCTACTAGAGCTTCGTGAATCGTCTATGTTGGGAACCGGTTTAGACGATGTTCCCTGTACAGGTGTATTCGACATTGCAGAGACTGGTAGAGAGTTTAAGAAGAAGGTGTAACTAAGcggacaaaaaaaaaaaaaaaaaaaaaaaagcttgTTTACAATGCACCCCCTAAAAACAGGTTTGGTCGCAGTACACGATAAGTCAAACACCCTACTAAATTTGTCTATTCCTATATGAAGGTTTTCCAGTAGTACCAGCTTCTTAACTACCTAATCTATGACCTTTCCCTTTGAATTCAGTTTTATAGCCGCTTCCAAACCATGAATACCCCGAGGAAGTAGCAGTTGAATCGTCGCGGAGCTGTGGTCGTCTTGGCGCGGTATCAATAGCGGTAGTTCTGACTGAGTTGTTATATGGGTACCTCAAAAGGGTGTAGAAAAACTTGGGGGCCTTCCAGTACCCTTTATCGTAGATGGAGTCGCTAATGTACTCGTATTGACTTCCGCCAGACGCCTTACGGGTATCGACATAGGTCAGAATTCCCACTTTGTGAGCGTCATCATTGTGGTTTCTTGTATTGTGGTGGCCATAGGCACCTGGTAGTAAGTTATATATGGGCCAAGTGTTCAGCTGGACACAAAGATAAAGATACCCCGACACAATTCCGATAATGATGTCAACAAGACTGGAAGGACCAACAAGAATTAACAGGGTCAAGATATTGCCCAAGGGCAAGTAGTATGCCTTTAGGGGCACGATTCccatcaaatttattttggCGTTTTTGTTGGCTCTCGACCAGGTGTATGTGAGACATGCCAATAAACAGTAGTGGGGGAATATCATAGTTGAATAGATAAAGGCATTCCAAAACAAGGCAAATATGGTGACCATTGTTCCGCAGGTGATGGTGTACCATAAGTAGTCAGCGAAGTTGCCGTTGAATTTGCCGCCGAATG is part of the Candida dubliniensis CD36 chromosome R, complete sequence genome and encodes:
- a CDS encoding ER localized derlin-like protein involved in ER stress and homeostasis, putative (Similar to S. cerevisiae DFM1), encoding MPNTIVESIQRIPPVTRFFTLASVMACLGVTTFGALPRLFYFNQDLFYDIAVLHHIYKTGNWFDTVSAIGLQVLNSYKFITSILVPRGVVTPVRWNAVMEIYFFYTFSNHLEAFGGKFNGNFADYLWYTITCGTMVTIFALFWNAFIYSTMIFPHYCLLACLTYTWSRANKNAKINLMGIVPLKAYYLPLGNILTSLILVGPSSLVDIIIGIVSGYLYLCVQSNTWPIYNLLPGAYGHHNTRNHNDDAHKVGISTYVDTRKASGGSQYEYISDSIYDKGYWKAPKFFYTLLRYPYNNSVRTTAIDTAPRRPQLRDDSTATSSGYSWFGSGYKTEFKGKGHRLGS